ATTCAATCGGCAAAATGCCCCAAAAAATTGCACAGTTCCTTGGATGGCCAGAATCTGACATGATTGGTGGACTCAGCTTTACAAGAATGTCGAACGCAATCATGGCAAATTCGAGAGTGAAACGTATTTCGCTGGAGAAAAGCGTAGGTTCGATGTATAGTTCAGCTTTCGAAGGTAGGTGCAGGAAAATTACGTTTTGGAATGCGGCTAACTTTCGTGCTTGTTGTCGTATTCTAGTACCAAACCTAATAACGGGACGGATAGAAGCTGCTCAAGCTccagaaaataattattcgaAGAACGCCACTGAAGTGAATCTGCAAATGGATCGACTTACACCGAGCGACAGGTAAGGTTGGGTCCAGtcgaaatgtttcaattttcaccACAGCCGGCCTGTATCATTTTTAGAATAAAACAGGAAGATGAGCAGCACTTTGAGGCCGGAGAATACATTCTTAGCGAGACAAATCATTACTCCACTCAGGACATCGACATTAAAACTGAAGAAGAATCTACGGATGATAATTCCGATTTCGGCGACCATGGAAATGTGAGCCACTGTGACACCACACCAATAAATCGGTATGAACTTTCGATTAGTTCCGTATAAAACTTTAAATCAATGTCGCTGTGTTCCTTAGAATAACACCGGATCAACGGCTGCATCCACACGAACTCACAGATGCCTTTCCATCAGAAACAAATCCGAAAAAACGACTAAAATGTTCAGGGGACATTCTAGATGCTTCAAATTCGTTCACATCCTGCGGAAATTGTTCACTTAGACAACAAACGATCAAAGCTCAAGCAAAGGAAATTGCCAGACTGAAAAAACTGAGTGACagccaaaatttaaaaattgagaGCTTGGAAACGCTTCTGCTGGACAGCCTGCGCAAAAAGTTCGAGGTGAGCGATGTGCatttttcgatcattttttCGGCTGGCTTTAGCAAAACATGTCTGGTCAATTCTggtattttttggtaaattttcgtaaaaaaaattacttaacatAGGCGCTGATCTCAGCTCATTCAACTATGTGTCCTTTGCCTGTGTGGATCGATGTTCTCgactttattttgttttgcgAAAAGGAATGTAAATTTCTTCTTTAAGAAAGGGGTTTCAGTTTGGAAAATTAGTTTCAGTTAGTCGATTTTCTGGATAAGAGTTTGCGAACTTATCCCGAAGAAGCTCCACCGAGGTGGCTCATGGAGTacacaattatttttcgaaGAAATGGAAATACCTAGTCTTGTAAACCATAATTAGCTGTTGAAGATAGTATTTTTGACGTTGGCTGGCCACACTAGTTTTCATGGGTGGTGAACATACATCTCAGACGAAAACAGCCCTTCAATCGAAACCGGTTTTGAGTCACGttgtaatttaataaataattttttcttttcagacTTCGTAACATTGCTTCATTACCCATGGCCGTTACAAACTACTTCTCAACCTACGACCATCAGCAGTCGCTGTAAACTGATTTACTTGCGCTGAGTTCAATCCCATGTATATAATAATACAAAAGTCATCTGAACAAATGATTTCACTTCGTTTTGTTAGAATTAAAACGGGAGGAACGCTAACAAACTAGTTTTCTTGATTGGAACTTCTTAGCTTCAAAAAGTTGTATTTTCAATTCGATAAGATCGCTTCTGGGACAGTCATGAGAGCCGacctttttagccccgtacgaagtacgaaggggcttataggattacgatgccgtgtgtaattgatggaattcgaagcagacggtaagggcaaagtgtttgcctatgttcatagataacgaatccgcaataaaaattttgtctgtccgtctgtccgtctgtccgtctgtccgtctgtccgtctgtccttctgtccgtctgtccgtctgtccgtctgtccgtctgtccgtctgtcacgtcgatatcttgagtaaatcaaatccgatttcaaaaattttttttttccctgaaaggtagttgaaatagtgaggctaagttcgaagatgggcgattttgggtcgacccctccagagctggggccccataagtgctttaacgttttccaaagatttctcaggccatttaaaggctacacttgtaagtgatacatcaaatgaaaggtatttacaatacctatccacaaaaaaaaagtttatggaaattggatgaccgactcgtgagttagaccccttggtgtgaactaggtacagggcgggaatccgtttttgcttgtaggttagtcaaatttgaacggatttagatggattttgatttattagataggtattgaccgtaccaatcagggaaaaaaaacgtttatgaaattcggtttaccggagcgtgagctaggtctcttggagtgagcttatatgtggctactcggccgtacagtgaaggtggtgttttttgttaatatctcgagtaaaatttaaccgaatttcatgaatttttttttgtttgaaaggtactaacgaatgtaaagcagccgttgtactttccacctcctaacaaaatggccgtcggccgccattttggatttttgtaaaatcaatataaataggtgaaaatgataattccaaaatcactgatcagtgggaagtgtagtttgtgttacttttgaaaggaacgtcgtacggggcttcgtaattgcgctatgcgcaatttttaagacgtacacattgcataagaattttacgacgtttacgggcgcaataggcttacggtaagagtagggcgacggacgaagtagggtcacgtgcgcaatagatgtacgggtttgtacggggctcagtcgcagcaaacgctccgactgttctgacggctcgtttttaaGTTGGTTAAAGCCTCGGCTTGGGGTGTAGAGGTTTCGTGTATTCGGCAATCCATTAGATATCAACTAgaggaataatttttttgtaagaattcAGCGATCGGCTTCATACAAAA
This window of the Bradysia coprophila strain Holo2 unplaced genomic scaffold, BU_Bcop_v1 contig_324, whole genome shotgun sequence genome carries:
- the LOC119079497 gene encoding uncharacterized protein LOC119079497; the protein is MASDLPADLYTDKSRHRYDAVYGKFRKWQEAQDTNSFTEEVLLKYFGEMAKTVSPASLRSVYSMLKPMLSSKHNVNIGEYDQLLAFLKKAKEGLIRNNLPRQFTADEVNKFLQEASDTEYVVVKAVTVFAMCVSPQTDTLTSIKMEYIKDYGTEIVVRVPNPTTKAIKVCTISGKMVDFVRNYIRLRPKTVPTDRLFIQYRDGKCVAQHVGKHSIGKMPQKIAQFLGWPESDMIGGLSFTRMSNAIMANSRVKRISLEKSVGSMYSSAFEVPNLITGRIEAAQAPENNYSKNATEVNLQMDRLTPSDRIKQEDEQHFEAGEYILSETNHYSTQDIDIKTEEESTDDNSDFGDHGNVSHCDTTPINRITPDQRLHPHELTDAFPSETNPKKRLKCSGDILDASNSFTSCGNCSLRQQTIKAQAKEIARLKKLSDSQNLKIESLETLLLDSLRKKFETS